TTTAAGGGCAGAACAATGGGTGGGGGGCGTTAATGGTTCCTAGGAGAGAGGTAGAGCAGGGTACCCATAGGACCACATCTCAGCTTGCTTTCTTTTGGAACAATCATAATTCAAAACTCCATAACTCATAAGATATATCCACTTAGTTTCTTTTTCAGAAACTAACAAAGACATATGAGGTCTTGGATGTTGATAATAAAGCAGTTAGAAGTATAAGAAATGTTTAAGATGAATTAAACCCTAAGTCTTGCATTGTGCCTCAACCTCTGACAACCTAAGACCTACTCTCATAAATCATGAGAACATCAGGACATAAGCCCACCTCAGGACAGCTATGGGGCACCTTTGGCTGCCCAACGTGGGCAGACCCCAGCAGCATAGGCTGACTGTATATGGATTCCCATCCTAGTTCCTTTGGTTGAAGCCTTTGGACTTGTGCCAGATTaatctttctattctttttcccAGCCCTGCTTTCATCAGATTTTGacatccttttttcttctccctctccagcTCACTTTACTTCCTCTTGCTATGTAGGAAATCTTTTCCTATTTCCCCAAGCTTCAGCCCTTGGGATAGCACTTAGGGCAATGCTCAACTGGGATTTGTTGTTTCTTAATTCTGAGTTCCTCTTTCCCCAATTTATAATAACTTCAGATGAAGAAATCCtgaataacaatagtaataataacaacaatatagTAATATCTAGAAAATAATATGTCTCTCTTTAAGCAGACATATATTTCCTGATCTTAgccttgttagaaatgcaaatcttTGCCTTGTTTGAAAAATCAGGATTCTTAGCAATTCAGAGTGATCAATTTAATTCAACTTTAACACCCATGCAAAGTGCCTGCAGTATATAAGGTAGTGTGCTGAGGACATACATATAGTTTGTTGCTGTAATCATTGAACCTTCTTTCAGTTTAGAGAGGACAAACCTGAACAAGGCTGCATTGGTGAAGTGTCAGAGCAAAAGCTAGGATTTTACTAGAAGGAGGCTGCAAAAGGTTGGTGAGGGCATCTGAAGAGGCTTAATGGGAGAGTCAGGGTTTGAAATTGGCCTTGAAGGCTAAGATTGCACACAGGAGACTACCTTggaggtggaaaagcaggtgaGCTGTGTATGGAGGGGCTGCTTGTCAGGACACTTGGCAGCATTGCTGTGGCAGGCCTTGAGTAGAAGGATCCCTTCTGTTGGAGatgccttttctctcttcctgttttctcTAGATCAGTTCCATTTTCCAGTTGCTTTCATTTCCCACGATATGTCTCTTCTCCAGCTGAAAAACCCTGAGAGTCAAGATTTGAATCAAAATGACTTAGAGAGATTTTTTTATCCAATTGTGCtaatcagacttttttttttgtatttttctgaagctggaaacggggagagacagacagactcccgcatgcgcccgaccgggatccacccggcatgcccaccaggggcgaagctctgcccaccaggaggcgatgctctgcccctccggggcgtcgctctgccgcaaccagagccactctagcgcctggggcagaggccaaggagccatccccagcgcccgggccatctttgctccaatggagccttggctgcaggaggggaagagagagacagagaggaaggagggggggggtggagaagcaaatgggcgcttctcctatgtgccctggtcgggaatcgaaccagggtcccccgcatgccaggccgacgctctaccgttgagccaaccggccaggggccagacttttttttcttaattttatttttaagtcatgcGAGTGCATAAGGGACAGGGGCATTCAGCTTAGCTGGAGGATTCAGTTATCTCTTATTTAGAATCAAGAGTGTGTACCCTTTGGCTTAAAAACAAAGCCTATGACTCTTCTGAAACCTCTTTTAAGGTTCCAAAATCAGTTTAGGAGTCTTAGGATAGTTTATGTAGCTGTGTTCCCTTTTTACCCTAGGACATGTAGCTCCCTCTAATAATAATATAGGAAGTGAAGTACCTAGAGCTTCTTCCAGCCTTGCAAGTTCCCTTCGGTCGGATTCTGGATTTTCCTCACAGCATGTCTCCCAAACGTCAGCCTTCGCTTCCATCTCAGACGAAGAAACCGAGACTGCCTCCTGCCCCCAAGCCAGAGAAGAAGTCAGTCTCTCAGGACTTgccaaaaggagaaagagaacagcaagaaGCAATTGAACATATTGATCAAGTACAAAATGAAATAGACAGACTTAATGAATAAGCCAGTGAGGAGATTTTGAAAGTAGAACAGAAATATAACAAACTCCACCAACCATTTTTTCAGAAGAGGTCAGAATTGATCGCCCAAATCCCAAATTTTTCGGTAACAACATTTGTCAACCATCCACAAGTGTCTGCATTGCTTGGGGGAGAGGGTGAAGAGGCACTGCATTATTTGACAAGAGTTGAAGTGACAGAATTTGAAGATATTAAATCAGGTTACAGAATAGATTTTTATCTTGATGAAAATCCTTACTTCGAAAATAAAGTTCTCTCCAAAAAATTTCATCTGAATGAGAGTGGTGATCCATCTTCAAAGTCCACTGAAATCAAATGGAAATCTAGAAAGGATTTGACGGAACATTCAAGTCAAATGCAGAAAAAATCCAGCAGAAAGAGACAGCATGAGGAACCAGAGAGCTTCTTTACCTGGTTTACTGACCATTCTGGTGCAGGTGCCAGTGAATTAGGAGAAGTCATCAAATATGATATTTGGCCAAATCCATTACAGTACTACTCGGTTCCTGTCATGGATAatgaagaagggaaaggagaagaagaagatgaggaggaggaggagttggaagATATTGATGAAGAAGGGGATGAGGATGAAGGTGAagaagatgaagatgatgatgagggggaggaaggagaggaagatgaAGGAGAAGATGACTAATGGAACACTGATGGATTCCaaccccctttttaaattttctacaatCCCTGGGAGCAagttgcagtctttttttttcccctcttgtgCTCAGTCGCCCTGTTTTTGaggtctcttttctctcctttacaTCATGGTTCTCAccttatttgggggggggaggatgtaCCTTAAGGGGAATACAGTGGGAAAAAAATCTCTGCCACTTTATGTTCCAAATTCATTTTTATCCCTTCCTGTTTCAACAAAAACTTCATAAAATCAACATCACCGTGCTctgtgggaaaaaagaaaaaccttctgcTCCCTTAGCTCTGCTAGAAGCTGGAGGGTGCTAGGCCCCTGTGTAATAGTGCATAGAATtctagcttttttctttctttctctgtgtattGGGCTCAGAGATTACACTGTGTCTCTATGTGAATATGGACAGTTAGCATTTACCAACATGTATCTGTCTACTTTCTcttgtttaaagaaagaaaaaaaaactaaaaaaaaaaaaatggggttatAGAAGGTCAGCAAAGAGTGGGTTTGAGATGTTTGGGTGGGTTAAGTGGGCATTTtgacaacatggcttctcctttggCATGTTTAATTGTGATGTTTAATGGACATCCTTGCAGTTTAAGatgacacttttaaaataaaattctctcctAATTATGACTTGAGCCCTGCCACTTGATGAGAGAATCAGCAGAACGTGAAGGACCTTATTCAGAATTGACATTGCTCTATTATAATTTTgttgctgtttattttatttatttttttattttttgtattttcctgaagctggaaacggggaggcagtcagacagactcccgcatgtgcccgactgggatccacccagcatgcccaccagggggcgatgctctgcccctctggggtgttgctctgccacaatcagagccattctagcacctgaggcagaggccacagagccatcctcagcgcccaggccatctttgctccagtggagccttggctgcgggaggggaagagagagacagagaggaaggagagggggaggggtggagaagcagatgggcgcttctcctgtgtgccctggccgggaatcgaacccgggactcccgcacgccagaccaacgctctaccactgagccaaccggccagggcctgttgctgtttatttttaaattttctttttgtttcactgGAAAGGAAAGATGATGCTCAGTTTTAAACGTTCAAAGTGTACAAGTTGCTTTGTTACAATAAAACTAAATgtgtacacacaaaaaaatataggaAGTGGGTGAGTGTGTTtcagggaagagaaagattaacCGGGAATGATGAAATCGATAGTCAAAAATCTTTATTCTgagctttcttttgtttctgtagGAACCATTGGCCAAATGTAAATATCAGTCTTTGTTGAACAGTTCTCAAAAAGAAAGTTGAAGTATACATTCTGCCCTTGTTGTTTTCATATTCTGTGGTTCTAAAGTAGTAGGAGGAGCCCAAACTTCAGAAATCAATATGACTTGGGCTTGGGGGTAAAATGATACTTGGAATGAAAGTGGGTGTATGGAAAGGAGTACAGTTACTAAAGGACagttattttaagtaatttatttgTACATAGCCCTTTCCAATATATCTACTGCTTATCCATGCAGAACTCCTGCATTGCCACATTTGCTCCTTGTAGTAGCCGTGGGAATTAGGGAGCACAGGCGATGTGACCACTGTGAAGAGAGAAGTCACCTAACATGGTAAAATGGACCTACATAGAGTTTTCATTCTCAACTTTCTCACTCTTATATGATGCTGTCTAAATATTGTAGCATTCTCATCCAATTGAGTCCCTTCACCAATAATATGCATTTGTGTACCTTTGGAATTCAATATATCTGGACAGTACAAATTCACATAAACCTTAAGTGGAAATCATTAtctttaaaaacttgaaaatgaCAAACAAGGAAACTTTCTGAGTCTGAGCCCTGAGAATAAAGGTTATTGCTCTGTGTTCAGTGAGGACCCAGGAGCCCTAAGAGAAAGCACTACTACTGGAATGCACTTTCTTGGTTGGCTTGTACCACAGGACCATGCTGGAGCTGGTCAGTCATAACAAAAGCAGAGTGGTTAAAAATGGCTTTGACTACTGCTTTTGCCACTTACTGGCTATGGGTCCCAAGcaccttctttaaatttttgaagcTTCTGATTCCTCATATGTAAGTGAGATGTTAACAGTATGTAACTGATATGGTTATGAAGAATTTATGAGATAGCACATAGAAAAAGCTCATCAAAGGGACTAGCCAACAAAACTTGCTacagttgttttttattatagtaaAGGCCACAGAACATTCTGTGTTCTAGACTCTAGAGCCAGATGACCTAGAATCTCAGTTATGCATATACTTGCTGTGAGATGATGAATGAGTTAGTTAAGCACTCTCAGTttgggtttcctcatctgtaaaatggaataatagTAGAGCTACTTACCTCATAAGGTTATTACAAGGATTAAATATATACCACTCAGAATATACATAAAATTGTTTACTAAAGACTTCTAACTTCTTTTCACAAAAATCTCCCTAGCTTGGGTCCAGTTAAACAGAAGTGTTTGAAATTTCATGTAAGACTTTCAGGAACTACagagttttaaaatggaaaaagggAGCATTTTCATTGTTAAAAAGTATTATAGTCCATAGAACTCACTTATATGCATTGCACACTCTGATTGCAGAAGTAAGCAGAGCTCTCTACTCTTTCCCTAGGTTGTCAGGGCCTTCCTGAAGTTGTGGTGAGTGGGTGAAGATTGCATTACAGTCTGGCCGCTCCTTTCCTCTCATGTACACTGGCTATATTTAGGCAGGTCTAGATAAGTTTAATATGTTGCCTATTGCCTTGAGTCCAGTTGGTTCCAGAACAGCTGGCTTCGTGAGCCAGAGTGTTTCAGTCCAATTTTAGAGTAGAGTcgaagagaagaaaacatttggaAGGTGAAGCCATGTGTTCTAGCTGGGCTGAGCCGCCGTCTGGTTTCGATCCTCTCACTAGCTCCCTGTTGGCCACTTCTCATGCAGAACACCTGTATTTCCTCTCAGGGTTTTGTCCTCTTTATAATACCTCTTTGGAAGCATCTGATTATAACTGGAATATGGATGGTTGTGTAATGAAGGTTCAGGAGTGATTGTTTTCCAAAATGGAAgagctttgtatttttttattataaaagtaaatcctgtttaagaaatgtttaggccctggccggttggctcagcagtagagcgtcggcttggcgtgcgggggacccgggttcgattcccggccagggcacataggggaggcgcccgtttgcttctccaccccctccccctccttcctctctgtctctctcttcccctcccgcagccaaggctccattggagcagggatggcccgggcgctggggatggctccttggcctctgcctcaggcgctagagtggctctggtctcagcagagcgacgccccggaggggcagagcatcgccccctggtgggcagattgtcgcccctggtgggcgtgccgggtggatcccggtcgggcgcatgcgggagtctgtctgactgtctctccccgtttccagcttcagaaaaatacaaaaaaaaaaaaaaaaaaaaaaaaaaaaaagaaatgtttaaatgatGCAAAAATTTAAGCaacatagaaaagataaaaattatacacACTCCCACCACACATAGAAAAACTACTGTAAACCTCTTGGCATATATCTTTCTAAATGTTTTTCTATGTGTATATGGGTATACCtgtggatgttgaattttatggATATCTTTCAGCAATGTATATGGATATCTTCTTTGCCaaaaaatacatatctatattatcatttttaacttGTAGGTAGAATTCCACTTCATGGATGTGCTGTAATTTATATTAAACCAATACTCTGTTCATGCtaggttgtttccaagttttcaGGAAGTCTAAGTTTGACCATTGCCTTGCAGGACTTAGATCCTAACTCCGAGATGGGGATACCAGGCTCATCTTCTGCCGTCTCTGAGCAGCAGCTTCAGAGGCAAGAGGGACTAAGCAACACTGAAACAGAGCTGAGCAGGCCGAATCTTATCTCATCTGAGGAATGGCTTCAACTGCATGGGCTAAAGAGCAACAAATTGACCTTGAAACAGATTTTGTCACAAATTGGATTTCCACACTGTGAAGGTAGATTTCCACTCACTGAGCAATGCTGGTTAGACCCAACCAGCATCCTGCCTGTTAGCCTCTGAGGAGGCAGCATCAGTTCTGAGGGTCTCTCTAAAACCATGGATCTCTGAGCTTGCTTTGATCTCACTTCCTGATTGGTAAAAAATGTTTGTGCCcccaatatatgtatattacttGGATGTACATTTGTTAATCCATATATTGAATATTAGTAGTGCTTAATTTCACTTCTTTGAAAGATGAAACAGAAGTTATTTGAATTTATCCCCTGGGATGTGCCCCCTTTTGGAGGTCACTGATGCAAACAATAGCTATGTGTAATTTCAGAGAGAGTGTGCTCTTTTCCTGTTGTGGGCCTCCAGTTTTTTCTAAATCCTCTTGTTGGATTCCAGTTTTTTCAATCTtcttgttagattgctccctttattattaggtagtgtccttctttgtttcttactagaacctttgtttaaaagtctattttgccAGATATAGGTATGGCTACTCCagcactttttttcctttccatttgcatgaaatatctttttccacccCTTTACTTTTGGTCTGTGAGTATTTTTcattctgaggtgtgtctcttgtagacagcatatatatgagtcttgttttcttatacatTCAGCTACCCTATCTCTTTTGTTTAGGACATTTATTACATTTCAGGTGATAATTgttaggtacatatttattgccattttattcttttgtgtttcttctcctcctcctccttcttcttcttcttcttcttcttcttcttcttcttcttcttcttcttcttcttcttcttcttcttcttcttcttcttcttcttctctttctcctcctcctcctcctcctcctcctcctcctcctcctcctcctcctcctcctcctccttcttctacttctcctcctcctcctcctcctcctcctcctcctcctcctcctcctcctcctccccctccctcctttcttcttcctctttctcctcctcctcctcctccttccaggcTCTTTGACATTTCTTGTAATCCTGGTTTGGTgataacaaactcctttagctttttcttgtctgggaagctctttatttctccaattttaaattatatctttgctgggtaaagtactcttggttgtaggttcttgctttttatcAGTTTGACTATTTCATGCCAAtgcttctggcctgaaatgtctTTGTTGATCAGCTATCAGcattatgggagctcccttgtaggtaactaactgtcttcctcttgctgcttttaagactttctcttttctgaccagtggtggtgcagtggataaagcatcaacccagaattctgaggtcactggtttgaaacactAAGGTCTCTGGCTCTGGGTTCAGGGTCACCAACTTAAGTGGGAGAATTGTCTACACAAttccaaagcttgccagcttgagcccagagatcactggcatgaaaaccccaagttgctggcttgagcaaggggaaacTGGCTATTCTCTGcatatttgagaagcaatcaatgcacaactaaagtgaaagcaacttcaggttgatgcttctcacctttccttcctgtctctctctcactgtctctcacataaaaagaaaaaacagccctggccggttggctcagtggtagagcgtcggcctggcgtgcagaagtcccgggttcgattcccggccagcacccatctgcttctccacccctccccctttccttcctctctgtctctctcttcccctcctgcagccaaggctccattggagcaaagatggcccgggcactggggatggctccttggcctctgccccaggcgctagagtggctctggtcgcgacagagcgacgccccggaggggcagagcatcgccccctggtgggcagagtgtcgctccctggtgggcgtgccaggtggatcccggttgggcgcatgtgggagtctgtctgactgtctctccctgtttccagcttcagaaaaatacaaaaacaaaacaaaacaaaaaaacatttctctttgtctttaacctttgctattttaattatgatgtgtcttcgtgtGGGccctttgggttcatcttgtttgggactctctgccttcctggacttgtgtgtcttatTCTTTCACCACTATAAGGAAGTTTTCATTCATTACTTCTTCAAATTCATTTTTGAGCCttagctctttctcttctccttctggtactcctatgatgtggatgttgttacgtttcatgttgtcccaaaggtcccttaaactgtcctcattttttaaaattcttttttctttttgctgctctgattgggtatttttttctaccttgtcctCCAAATcgctgatttaatcctctgcttcacctaacatactgtttattccttccagtgtattcttgatggCAGGcattatattcttcatttattaCTGGttactttttatagtttctat
The Saccopteryx bilineata isolate mSacBil1 chromosome 3, mSacBil1_pri_phased_curated, whole genome shotgun sequence DNA segment above includes these coding regions:
- the LOC136328864 gene encoding LOW QUALITY PROTEIN: protein SET-like (The sequence of the model RefSeq protein was modified relative to this genomic sequence to represent the inferred CDS: substituted 1 base at 1 genomic stop codon), which codes for MSPKRQPSLPSQTKKPRLPPAPKPEKKSVSQDLPKGEREQQEAIEHIDQVQNEIDRLNEXASEEILKVEQKYNKLHQPFFQKRSELIAQIPNFSVTTFVNHPQVSALLGGEGEEALHYLTRVEVTEFEDIKSGYRIDFYLDENPYFENKVLSKKFHLNESGDPSSKSTEIKWKSRKDLTEHSSQMQKKSSRKRQHEEPESFFTWFTDHSGAGASELGEVIKYDIWPNPLQYYSVPVMDNEEGKGEEEDEEEEELEDIDEEGDEDEGEEDEDDDEGEEGEEDEGEDD